The DNA window AGCAGGCCCTCGTCATGACCCGCATCGAGCGCCACCGCGATGGCCTGGATGCGCTCGCTGAGGAGTCGCACGAACACGTCGTGTTCATGCTCCATCGTCTCGCAAGGGAGCTGGCGCAACGTGGCGCGGGCCTCGCCCGAGGGGGCAAGCCATGCGAGCGCGAGACAGGCGAGGTGGTAGGAGAGCGGTTCGCCGTAGGACTTCGCGCCGAGCTTCTTCGCGCGCTGGGCCAGGGCAGAGGTCTTCCGCGCGAAGTCGTCCGGACGCTGGCGTCCAAGGCGGGCCACACCGTCCAACACGCGCTCCACCGCCATGGGGGTGCCCGCATCCTCGATGCACGAGGAGAGCGCGGTGAGCAGCTCGTCGACGGTGGTGATGGGCGTGACGGCGAAGCGTGCATCGGTGGGGGCTGCGGGCGTCGCGGCCGATGGCCGAGCCCCCGACGTCGAGCCCGGAGCGGCTTGCGTCGTCGTCGGGGCGAAGTCATCTCCTGGTCGCGCCTGGAGGGTCTTCGCTGCTGGCACCGAGGTTGAAGCCGCGCCATGCCCCAGCCACGTCTGGACTTGTGGCTTCAGGGACGCCGCCACTCCGTCCAGTCGCTCCGCGACAGCGGCGCGCAGCGTGTCGCCAGGAGCCTTCGCGAGCGACTCCAGCGCCTTCAGCACGGCCTTCTGCACCTCCACGGCCTCGTGCGAGAAGCCGATGACGAGGGCGAGGGCGACGCGCGCACTGTCTTCATCGGTGACCGCGGTCCCCAGCGACTTGAGCAGCTTCACCGCCTGCAGCGCGGCGCTCTTGTGTCGGGCGAGCACCACGGGCTCCAGCGCGGGCAGCGCGGAGTCCAGGAGCAGCGGCTTCCGGGCATGCAGGGTGGTCACTACGTCGAGCGCGAGCGAGACGGTGGCGGGAATGGAGCTGCCCAGCAGGCGGAGATAGCGGTCCCGGTGCTGCTCCATCTCCTCGGCGGTGGGCTCCATCGCCTCGTGGAAGCGGGAGAACCATCCGGCGCGGAAGGCCGCGAAGTCGCGCTCCAGCGCGCCCAGGGTGGCGTCCAGCAGGCGCCCTCGTTCCAGGGTTCCCTGCCGCATGTGCCGCAGGAAGACCTGCGTCCACGTCTGCTCCTTGGCGGTGTACTTGTCCCGCGCGGCGAGGCTTCGCTCCCCGCCCCCCTCGACTTCAAACAGCCGCCACACCTCGTGCTCGCGTACGCCCGGGTCCTCGTCGAGCGGGTTGGCATCGAAGCGCGTGTCGTAGAGCAGCCCCAGGGTGTAGTTGTCATGCGTGGGGCGGTGAGACACGCCCTCGCGCACCAGCGCGCGCGCCACGGAGTAGTTCCTCGGCGTGAACTCGACGAGCCGCTCGGCCGCGCTCTCGAATCCAGACAGCTTCAGCTTCGCCGCCACCTCGCCTGTCTCGAGCGGCAGTCCGAGCAACAACTGTTCGGTCCACTCGGACGGAGGGAGGGTGAGGAAACACAGCATGGCGAGCACCCGGCCCTGCTCGTAGCGCAGCATCCGGGCGGCGTCGTCCTCGCGTTGCCAGTCCTCCTCGCGGAACTGCCTGGCGCGCTGTCGCACCTCGATGCCGAGCTGGCGACGCTGGTCTGGAGTCATCTCCTGGAGGAGCGCCGCGCAAGCCTCGGGGCTGGGGGATGCAAGGACTTCATCGAGGGTACGGGGCGTCATGGAGTATCGGGGTCCTCGGCGAGGGTGGCGTGAAGGTGTGCCGCGAGCAGGTGTTTGCAGGGGCCGCGCTCCAGCCCGTGTTTCGCGAACCATGTACAGCCGCAGCTCACGGGGGAACAGC is part of the Myxococcus landrumus genome and encodes:
- a CDS encoding DUF6493 family protein, with protein sequence MTPRTLDEVLASPSPEACAALLQEMTPDQRRQLGIEVRQRARQFREEDWQREDDAARMLRYEQGRVLAMLCFLTLPPSEWTEQLLLGLPLETGEVAAKLKLSGFESAAERLVEFTPRNYSVARALVREGVSHRPTHDNYTLGLLYDTRFDANPLDEDPGVREHEVWRLFEVEGGGERSLAARDKYTAKEQTWTQVFLRHMRQGTLERGRLLDATLGALERDFAAFRAGWFSRFHEAMEPTAEEMEQHRDRYLRLLGSSIPATVSLALDVVTTLHARKPLLLDSALPALEPVVLARHKSAALQAVKLLKSLGTAVTDEDSARVALALVIGFSHEAVEVQKAVLKALESLAKAPGDTLRAAVAERLDGVAASLKPQVQTWLGHGAASTSVPAAKTLQARPGDDFAPTTTQAAPGSTSGARPSAATPAAPTDARFAVTPITTVDELLTALSSCIEDAGTPMAVERVLDGVARLGRQRPDDFARKTSALAQRAKKLGAKSYGEPLSYHLACLALAWLAPSGEARATLRQLPCETMEHEHDVFVRLLSERIQAIAVALDAGHDEGLLSMPTHEGGWIAPETLMDRLLARAPGAGEPSDADLGLALCRLAPLEETTALSPKRFKEGAQGHALQVLAWVLRMSKTAPSMKEPLASIAARMRGDTPPGRHTYAVKARGTKPYIFREVFITTEPAPARRARTASWDIPSLMTATATNLGDVLKPYPRWIATLWPSGMEAYFAYQAYALSFNLDWNSAVWGNVASYEQLLHPWLRMGPMARLVLAMGLSAKEPGEHGVSADATLAALDTGRLTAEELGEMMCELRPTGLVNLKRWAATLARVASTSEPHALQVSLALQRTLRKTEGPAARDDGALVKLLLELLSQTQTRLTDAEAWDFIQGTSHRKSFEPLAPTSSAAPPPPPAARQRTPRKAARRPPSGGP